The stretch of DNA TCCTTATCTGCGTCATCTGTCAGCTTCTGGAATACCCCGTCCCGCAGCGTGTATCCCAGGGAGAATAACAGCTTTTCATCCTTGGAATCTGTACGGAAGCTTATCGACTGCCTAAGCCGCCTGATATCCTCAATGGCCCGATCCACCCTTATCACACCGCTTTCCAGATACAGCAATCGATCGGTAAGCTCTTCTGCTTCCGATGGAATATGCGTCGTAACCAATATGCCGATTCCATCAGCACGTATCGCTGACAATTGCCGGCGAAACAGACGCTTGGCTTCCAAATCCATTCCAGCTGTCGGTTCATCCATGATGAGCAGCTTTGGCTTTGCAGCTATAGCTAATCGGAACAACAGCCGCTTCATCTGGCCTGTACTTAAATTTTCTGCCAGCATCTTACTTTTTTCATCCAAACCGGCATCTTTCAAAACAGTGCTGATGTGTGATCGTTTGCCATGCAAGGAAAGTACATAAGAAATAAATTGCCTGATTGTCAAATTCCCCATAATGGAGGGTGACTGCGGTACATAACCAATCCGCGGCCGGGTCCCCGACCATTCCATCTCGCCATGATCTTGTTGCAGCATCCTTAAAATGATCTTAATCAAAGTGGATTTACCAGCTCCATTGGCACCGAGCAAGAGGATGCTCTCTCCCTCCGACATTCGAAACGTAATATCTCTAAGAACCGACTGTCCATGAAATGATTTACTTATATGATGCAGCATCAGCATAAAACCACCTCCTGCTAACAAGATATCACGTCAAAACGCAGCAAGTAAGAAAGGAATGTCATGAAGAAAGCTGACATTTGTCATCATATCGTCCACTCCATGAAAAAAGATGGGATACTTCCTCAAAATGAAGCCCCATCTTTTTCCAGAATCCCCCGTCACAGCATGTTTTGCCATCAAGCAATTGTATTTGATTTCAGCAATGCCTCCTCTTCTTTCTCCAACAAGCTTTGGAACGCTTTTAGGGAAACCTCTATATGTTCTTCCTTCGGTTTTGATGTTGTCAGGAATTGAGATGCGTATGTAATCCATTTGAATGGCATGACAAGCAATCGGAAGTACTTGTTTTCATTCATCATCACTTCTCCATAGAAAGGAAACCACAGCATGATCTTCAGCCAGGATGGAAATGGAATGAATACCATGATCACCGTGTACGCCATGAGTAAAAACATGCATCCCGTCCCGCACCATTCATGAATGCGGGAGGTCTTTTTCCCTTCTTCTGCATGAAGCGGCCGGCCCTGCAGATACAGGTTATGGACAATATGTTCGGCAGCATGATATTTGCTGACGGGCGTCACTTTGATGATAATTGTCATCATGATCAAACCAATAAGCATTCCGGAAATAAAGCCCGCCTCAGCATCTCCTGATTGAGAAGTGAAGAAGTCGAATACTGCCTGAATACGATAATTCATTGCAATCGGGGCAAGGAGGAATAGAAGGCCTACCCACCACTTCATATAGAAGCCATAGATGGTATCGGCGAAACCTCTGAGTCCTGGAATCA from Terribacillus sp. FSL K6-0262 encodes:
- a CDS encoding ABC transporter ATP-binding protein, whose protein sequence is MLMLHHISKSFHGQSVLRDITFRMSEGESILLLGANGAGKSTLIKIILRMLQQDHGEMEWSGTRPRIGYVPQSPSIMGNLTIRQFISYVLSLHGKRSHISTVLKDAGLDEKSKMLAENLSTGQMKRLLFRLAIAAKPKLLIMDEPTAGMDLEAKRLFRRQLSAIRADGIGILVTTHIPSEAEELTDRLLYLESGVIRVDRAIEDIRRLRQSISFRTDSKDEKLLFSLGYTLRDGVFQKLTDDADKELQLLIQRNIQLKQLEIKGETLKRYVEGLNRKGAGL
- a CDS encoding DUF1385 domain-containing protein; the protein is MAHGDAVSFYGKNYQSRATRNKNGEISVEVKRPKSLPHWLNHMLLIPGLRGFADTIYGFYMKWWVGLLFLLAPIAMNYRIQAVFDFFTSQSGDAEAGFISGMLIGLIMMTIIIKVTPVSKYHAAEHIVHNLYLQGRPLHAEEGKKTSRIHEWCGTGCMFLLMAYTVIMVFIPFPSWLKIMLWFPFYGEVMMNENKYFRLLVMPFKWITYASQFLTTSKPKEEHIEVSLKAFQSLLEKEEEALLKSNTIA